From Oryza brachyantha chromosome 9, ObraRS2, whole genome shotgun sequence, a single genomic window includes:
- the LOC102703516 gene encoding probable endo-1,3(4)-beta-glucanase ARB_01444, with product MRRWKKKLGRTLTRFLSKPPFNLAPPKPTAPLPPPPIERPEALPGMPHGHPPPAFPGGRDAFPRAASTVVPDPARFFAPTLLSSPLPTNSFFQNFVLKNGDQPEYIHPYSVRSAAAALTLCYPSRNHSPSFDIQTFVEDLTVSAPADAAAGQRHRVAAFDDLSVTLDVSPSLRAFLVRGCPFVTVATADAAGPVDISVASVHAFIEVASCDDTLTKWRLRMNSGQTFFLYASAPIRLAQSSVTQLAAPGFSGVIRVAYLPDPSMEAVLDRYSRCFPTAGEASLNRPFCVEYTWRKQGWGDLLMLAHPLHLRLLSEDCSVRVLDDFRYRSIDGDLVGVVGDSWVLRTDPVSPTWHSMRGISDDGVGEIAAALRKDVDALASSPISTTSSYFYGKAIARAARFALIAEEVGCPDVIPAVQRFLRATVTPWLDGSFQGNGFFYEPKWGGLVTLQGSKDSGADFGFGIYNDHHYHLGYFLYAIAVLAKIDPSWGRKYMPQAYSMVADFMTLSRKHGASYTRLRMFDLWKLHSWAGGLTEFADGRNQESTSEAVNAYYSAALLGLSYGDTHLVSTGATLTALEMLAAQTWWHVRDGDTVYEEDFTGNNRVVGVLWANKRDSGLWFAPPEWKECRLGIQLLPVLPISEALFPDVGFVRELVDWTAPALSREGVGEGWKGFVYALEGIYDKESALRKTRALAGHDDGNSLTNLLWWLHSHGSANDGVSRCCWYRQYCH from the coding sequence ATGAGGAGGTGGAAGAAGAAGCTGGGCCGGACGCTCACCCGCTTCCTCTCCAAACCCCCCTTCAACCTCGCGCCGCCCAAGCCCACCGCCCCCTTgcccccgccgccgatcgagCGTCCGGAGGCGCTGCCCGGCATGCCGCACGGacatccgccgccggcgttccCGGGGGGACGGGACGCGTTCCCGCGGGCGGCGTCCACGGTGGTCCCGGACCCGGCCAGGTTCTTTGCGCCGACGCTgctctcgtcgccgctccccaCCAACTCCTTCTTCCAGAACTTCGTGCTCAAGAATGGCGACCAGCCGGAGTACATCCACCCGTACTCcgtccgctccgccgccgccgcgctcaccCTGTGCTACCCGTCGCGGAACCACTCCCCGTCGTTCGACATCCAGACGTTCGTCGAGGACCTGACCGTCTCCGCGccggccgacgcggcggcggggcagaggcaCCGGGTCGCGGCGTTCGACGACCTATCCGTCACCCTCGACGTCTCCCCGTCGCTCCGGGCGTTCCTCGTCAGGGGCTGCcccttcgtcaccgtcgccaccGCTGACGCCGCCGGCCCCGTCGACATCTCCGTCGCGTCGGTCCACGCCTTCATCGAGGTGGCCTCCTGCGACGACACGCTCACCAAGTGGCGCCTCCGGATGAACAGCGGCCAGACCTTCTTCCTCTACGCGTCCGCGCCGATCCGCCTCGCGCAGTCCAGCGTCACGCAGCTGGCGGCACCGGGCTTCTCCGGCGTCATCCGGGTCGCCTACCTGCCCGACCCATCCATGGAGGCGGTTCTTGACCGGTACAGCCGGTGCTTccccaccgccggcgaggcctCGCTGAACCGGCCGTTCTGCGTCGAGTACACCTGGCGCAAGCAGGGGTGGGGGGACCTGCTCATGCTCGCCCAtcccctccacctccggcTGCTCTCCGAGGACTGCTCCGTCCGCGTGCTCGACGACTTCAGGTACCGGAGCATCGACGGCGACCtggtcggcgtcgtcggcgatTCATGGGTTCTACGGACCGATCCGGTGTCCCCCACATGGCACTCGATGCGGGGCATCAGCGACGATGGGGTGGGCGAGATTGCCGCCGCGCTGCGCAAGGATGTGGACGCCCTCGCTTCCAGCCCCATCTCAACCACCTCCTCCTACTTCTACGGCAAGGCGATCGCCAGGGCGGCCAGGTTCGCCTTAATCGCCGAGGAGGTCGGCTGCCCGGACGTCATCCCGGCGGTGCAGCGGTTCTTGAGGGCCACCGTCACGCCATGGCTGGACGGCAGCTTCCAGGGCAATGGCTTCTTCTATGAACCCAAATGGGGCGGCCTCGTCACGTTGCAGGGATCGAAGGACTCCGGCGCCGACTTCGGCTTCGGCATCTACAATGATCACCACTACCATCTGGGCTACTTCTTGTACGCCATTGCCGTGCTTGCCAAGATCGACCCCTCCTGGGGGAGGAAGTACATGCCCCAGGCCTACTCCATGGTCGCCGACTTCATGACGCTGTCGCGGAAGCACGGCGCGAGCTACACGCGCCTGAGGATGTTTGATCTCTGGAAGCTCCACTCCTGGGCCGGTGGCCTGACGGAGTTCGCCGACGGGCGCAACCAGGAGAGCACCAGCGAGGCCGTGAACGCGTACTACTCCGCCGCGCTTCTCGGGCTGAGCTACGGGGACACCCACCTCGTCTCAACCGGCGCGACGCTGACCGCGCTCGAGATGCTCGCGGCGCAGACGTGGTGGCAcgtccgcgacggcgacaccgTCTACGAGGAGGACTTCACCGGCAACAAccgcgtcgtcggcgtccTGTGGGCGAACAAGAGGGACAGCGGCCTCTGGTTCGCCCCGCCGGAGTGGAAGGAGTGCAGGCTGGGGATCCAGCTGCTGCCGGTGCTGCCGATCAGCGAGGCGCTGTTCCCGGACGTCGGGTTCGTCAGGGAGCTCGTGGActggacggcgccggcgctgtcgAGGGAGGGGGTCGGAGAAGGGTGGAAGGGGTTCGTCTACGCGCTGGAGGGGATCTACGACAAGGAGTCGGCGCTGCGGAAGACGAGGGCGCTGGCGGggcacgacgacggcaacTCGCTGACCAACCTCCTGTGGTGGCTCCACAGCCACGGCTCCGCCAACGACGGCGTCTCCCGGTGCTGCTGGTACCGCCAGTACTGCCACTGA
- the LOC102714040 gene encoding probable acyl-activating enzyme 17, peroxisomal — protein MDPAAAAHVPLGAITADDLAAAGGAAELHAALRRAVDARGGDGPAAVWGEIARAVLRPGVPFAVHQMLYYGCYAGFPSATPPTWTPDPDEAVLTNVGRVLEARGREFLGEAYKDPIASFSDFHRFSIENPEAYWKMVFEEMGITFSVEPSCILRENDAYPGGEWLPGAVMNAAANCLAVKPGRNSDDVAIVWRDEGKDSEPLNFVTLEELRKKVCLVANALDALNLDKGSAIAIDMPMNVNAVVIYLAIVLAGYVVVSIADSFAAPAISMRLKISETKAIFTQDYILRDDKELPLYSRVVEAKAPMAIVIPVRGSTLVKGLRADDLSWEDFLGRVNHTKADNYTAIEQPAYAFTNILFSSGTTGEPKAIPWTHLTPLKSAADGWCHMDIQRGDVVAWPTNLGWMMGPWLVYASLLNGASMALYNGSPNSSGFAKFVQDAKVTMLGLVPSIARSWKSTDCTAGFDWSNIRCFSSSGEASSVDDYLWLMGRACYKPVIEYCGGTEIGGGFVAGSLLQPQALSAFSTPAMGCNLFILDNNGNPLPQDSTGTGELALDPTFFGASTTLLNADHHDVYFNGMPEWNGKVLRRHGDEFERTADGYYRAHGRADDTMNLGGIKVSSIEIERICNRVNDTILETAAIGVPPLGGGPEQLTIAVVFKDQSSQTEDLNQLKLAFNTALKKLNPLFKVSSVVVVPSLPRTASNKVMRRVLRKEFTQQPKHSKI, from the exons AtggaccccgccgccgcggcgcacgTGCCGCTGGGCGCGATCACCGCcgacgacctcgccgccgcgggtggcgcggcggagcTGCACGCGGCGCTGCGGCGTGCGGTCGACGCGCGAGGCGGGGACGGGCCGGCCGCGGTGTGGGGGGAGATCGCCAGGGCCGTGCTCCGCCCGGGCGTGCCGTTCGCCGTGCACCAGATGCTCTACTACGGGTGCTACGCCGGGTTCCCGtccgccacgccgccgaccTGGACACCCGATCC CGATGAGGCGGTATTGACCAATGTCGGCCGCGTCCTGGAGGCGCGAGGGAGGGAGTTCCTCGGTGAGGCGTACAAGGATCCAATCGCTAGCTTCAGCGACTTCCACAGGTTCTCCATTGAGAATCCAGAG GCGTATTGGAAGATGGTCTTTGAGGAGATGGGTATTACTTTCAGTGTGGAGCCATCTTGCATCCTGCGGGAGAATGATGCTTACCCCGGTGGCGAGTGGTTACCCGGCGCGGTGATGAATGCTGCTGCAAATTGCCTAGCTGTGAAACCTGGGAGGAATTCCGACGATGTTGCTATCGTGTGGAGAGATGAGGGGAAGGATTCTGAGCCCCTGAACTTTGTGACTCTTGAGGAATTGAGGAAAAAAGTCTG CCTGGTGGCAAATGCACTGGATGCACTGAACCTGGATAAGGGATCTGCAATTGCGATTGACATGCCTATGAATGTCAATGCTGTTGTGATTTACCTCGCGATTGTGTTAGCAGGCTATGTGGTTGTCTCAATCGCTGACAGCTTTGCTGCGCCTGCAATATCAATGAGGCTAAAGATATCAGAAACAAAAGCTATTTTCACCCAG GATTACATCCTTCGAGATGACAAGGAGTTGCCTTTGTACAG TAGAGTTGTGGAGGCTAAGGCCCCTATGGCAATTGTGATCCCTGTAAGGGGATCAACACTGGTAAAAGGATTGCGTGCGGATGATCTGTCCTGGGAGGATTTTCTTGGAAGAGTTAACCATACCAA GGCCGATAACTATACCGCTATTGAGCAACCTGCATATGCCTTCACCAATATCCTGTTCTCGTCAGGAACTACAG GGGAGCCAAAGGCAATTCCATGGACACACCTAACCCCTCTGAAGTCAGCTGCTGATGGTTGGTGTCACATGGATATTCAGAGAGGTGATGTTGTTGCATGGCCTACTAACCTCGGCTGGATGATGGGGCCATGGCTTGTTTATGCCTCTTTACTGAATGGAGCTTCCATGGCCCTTTACAATGGCTCCCCAAATAGTTCAGGCTTTGCAAAGTTTGTACAG GATGCAAAGGTGACTATGCTTGGGTTGGTACCTAGTATTGCTAGGTCATGGAAAAGTACAGATTGTACTGCTGGGTTCGATTGGTCTAACATTAG ATGTTTTAGTTCATCTGGGGAGGCATCCAGTgtggatgattatttatgGCTGATGGGAAGAGCTTGCTACAAACCAGTTATTGAATACTGTGGAGGCACAGAAATTGGTGGTGGATTTGTTGCTGGATCCTTGCTGCAACCTCAAGCATTGTCTGCATTCAGTACACCTGCAATGGGTTGTAACTTGTTTATTCTTGACAACAATGGGAATCCTCTA CCACAAGATTCTACTGGTACTGGAGAACTTGCGCTTGATCCAACCTTTTTTGGAGCATCGACAACACTGCTAAATGCTGATCATCATGATGTTTACTTTAACGGAATGCCAGAATGGAATGGGAAA GTCCTTCGGAGGCATGGGGATGAATTTGAGCGTACTGCTGATGGGTATTATAGGGCTCATGGCCGTGCAGATGACACAATGAACCTTGGTGGAATTAAG GTGAGTTCCATCGAGATAGAGCGGATCTGCAACAGAGTAAATGACACCATTCTTGAAACAGCAGCTATTGGGGTTCCACCTCTGGGAGGTGGCCCCGAACAGTTGACCATAGCCGTGGTCTTCAAAGACCAAAGCTCACAAACAGAAGATTTGAATCAGCTGAAACTAGCATTCAACACTGCTCTGAAGAAACTGAATCCTCTTTTCAAG GTTTCTTCAGTTGTAGTAGTCCCTTCACTTCCAAGAACAGCTTCAAACAAGGTCATGAGAAGAGTCCTCCGCAAGGAGTTCACCCAGCAGCCAAAGCATTCCAAGATATAA
- the LOC102714317 gene encoding protein CHAPERONE-LIKE PROTEIN OF POR1, chloroplastic → MQATAALFLVRPLTRPHCRCLHGLRGGVSLAPPRRLARGPRCSMSLSIGGSGAGAGGDRGFSYEHIAVFPRYRMRDPYKLLGVDRDASEEEIRSARNFLIQQYAGHEPSEEAIEGAYEKIIMKSYQQRKKTKINLKTKLKKRVEESPSWVKALLGYFEVPTMDIISRRLFFFAFIAGWSIATSAENGPAFQLAISLFSCIYFLNDKMKNLMRASTTGFGVLVGGWIIGSLLVPLIPTFIIPPSWSLELLTSLVAYVFLFLGCTFLK, encoded by the exons aTGCAGGCGACGGCAGCGCTCTTCCTCGTCCGCCCGCTCACGCGGCCCCACTGCCG GTGCTTGCATGGGCTGCGCGGGGGCGTCTCGCTggccccgccgcggcggctggcgcggGGGCCGCGGTGCTCCATGAGCCTCTccatcggcggcagcggcgcgggcgccggcggggacCGCGGGTTCAGCTACG AGCATATTGCAGTGTTCCCAAGATACCGTATGCGGGATCCCTACAAGCTTCTTGGTGTtgatcgtgatgcatctgaaGAAGAGATCAGGAGTGCTAGAAACTTCCTTATTCAACAGTATGCTGGACACGAGCCAAGTGAGGAAGCTATTGAGGGTGCTTATGAGAAGATAATAATGAAGAGCTACCAGCAACGgaaaaagactaaaattaaTCTGAAAACTAAGCTAAAAAAGCGAGTTGAGGAATCCCCATCATGGGTAAAAGCACTGCTTGGATATTTTGAGGTGCCAACAATGGATATCATTTCAAGAAGATtgttcttttttgcttttattgcTGGTTGGAGTATAGCGACTTCTGCTGAGAATGGACCTGCATTCCAG ctTGCAATATCACTCTTCTCGTGCATATATTTCCTTAatgacaagatgaagaatcTTATGAGGGCATCAACGACTGG GTTTGGAGTGCTTGTTGGTGGCTGGATAATTGGATCTTTGTTGGTGCCACTGATCCCAACATTCATCATCCCACCCTCTTGGTCCCTCGAGCTACTTACCTCATTAGTTGCATATGTTTTCCTCTTCCTTGGTTGCACTTTCCTGAAATGA
- the LOC102703801 gene encoding nucleobase-ascorbate transporter 6-like, whose protein sequence is MAAAPPPKADELQPHPPKEQLASVSFCITSPPPWPEAIILGFQHFIVMLGTTVIIPSALVPQMGGGNDEKARVIQTLLFVAGINTLFQTFFGSRLPVVMGGSYTFVAPTISIILAGRYRNEADPHEKFLRTMRGTQGALIIASTIQMILGFSGLWRNVVRLLSPLSAVPLISLVGFGLYELGFPGVAKCVEIGLPELILLVAFSQYLPQVLHFGKPIFGRFGVLFTVSIVWLYAYILTISGAYKNSPPKTQAHCRVDRSGLISGAPWIRVPYPFQWGAPTFDAGEAFAMMMTSFIALVETTGAFIAASRYASATMIPPSIISRGIGWQGISILIDSFFGTANGTSVSVENVGLLALTHVGSRRVVQISAGFMIFFAILGKFGALFASIPLPIFAGMYCIFFAYVGACGLSFLQFCNLNSFRTKFILGFAFFMGISVPQYFNEYTAVAGYGPVHTGARWFNDMINVPFSSKPFVAGLVAYFLDNTIETHNSTVRKDRGYHWWDKFRSFKKDARSEEFYSLPLNLNKFFPAV, encoded by the exons atggcagccgcgccgccgcccaaggCCGACGAGCTGCAGCCGCACCCGCCCAAGGAGCAGCTCGCCAGCGTCTCCTTCTGCATCACCAGCCCACCGCCATGGC CCGAGGCCATTATACTAGGATTCCAGCACTTCATTGTTATGCTTGGCACCACTGTCATCATACCGAGTGCACTTGTGCCTCAGATGGGTGGAGGAAAT GATGAGAAAGCTCGGGTGATTCAGACTCTGTTGTTTGTTGCTGGCATAAACACCTTGTTCCAAACATTCTTTGGGTCTCGTCTTCCGGTTGTGATGGGTGGATCATATACTTTCGTTGCACCAACCATCTCAATCATCTTGGCTGGACGTTACAGAAATGAAGCAGATCCTCATGAG AAATTCTTAAGGACCATGAGGGGAACACAAGGTGCTCTCATCATTGCATCGACAATTCAGATGATACTTGGTTTCAGTGGTCTCTGGCGCAATGTTGTTAG ATTGTTGAGTCCATTGTCTGCAGTTCCTCTTATTTCACTTGTTGGATTTGGGCTCTATGAACTTGGTTTTCCAGGG GTAGCTAAGTGTGTCGAGATTGGTCTTCCAGAACTCATCCTACTGGTTGCATTTTCTCAG TATTTACCTCAAGTGTTGCATTTCGGGAAGCCTATCTTCGGCCGGTTTGGTGTTCTTTTCACCGTTTCGATAGTGTGGCTTTACGCATACATTCTCACAATTAGCGGTGCTTACAAGAATTCTCCACCGAAGACACAGGCGCATTGCCGTGTTGATCGCTCAGGCCTTATTTCTGGAGCTCCTTG GATTAGAGTTCCTTATCCCTTTCAGTGGGGAGCTCCAACTTTTGATGCTGGAGAGGCCTTTGCAATGATGATGACTTCATTTATTGCTCTTGTGGAG ACAACTGGAGCTTTCATTGCTGCCTCAAGGTATGCAAGCGCAACTATGATACCTCCATCAATCATTAGTAGAGGCATCGGTTGGCAG GGTATCAGCATCTtgattgattctttttttgggACAGCCAATGGAACCTCAGTTTCAGT GGAGAATGTTGGTCTACTTGCTTTGACACATGTTGGCAGTCGTAGAGTAGTGCAAATATCTGCTGGTTTCATGATTTTCTTTGCCATCCTTG GAAAATTTGGAGCACTTTTCGCATCCATTCCGCTGCCTATATTTGCTGGCATGTACTGTATTTTCTTCGCATATGTTG GTGCCTGTGGCTTGAGCTTCCTTCAGTTTTGCAACCTAAACAGCTTTAGGACCAAATTCATCTTGGGTTTTGCTTTCTTCATGGGGATATCAGTTCCTCAGTACTTCAATGAATACACAGCTGTTGCAGGTTATGGTCCAGTGCACACTGGTGCCAGATGG ttcaaTGACATGATAAATGTACCATTCTCGTCGAAGCCATTCGTCGCAGGTCTTGTGGCCTACTTCCTTGACAACACCATCGAAACGCACAATAGCACGGTGAGGAAGGATAGAGGTTACCATTGGTGGGACAAGTTCAGGAGTTTCAAGAAAGACGCGAGGAGCGAAGAATTCTACTCGTTGCCGCTGAATCTGAACAAGTTCTTCCCTGCGGTCTGA